In the Deinococcus ficus genome, one interval contains:
- a CDS encoding beta strand repeat-containing protein, which yields MNAPTKTLTLMALLAAGAAAAQTAAPERTGNLTNAGTSITNTATATYDVPNTDGTTTGGTTSSNTVTTTVAAKMAFDITYTTGADSDTTDTVAGAISSYQKTGVLPGSTVVFSYVAVNNGNASQTINLSSEASTGASNVVYYSANPDANNDGIISATEKSNAAGTIITSLTIAPSGDNPATTSTVETNPGFQNFWMTYDVTGAPDVVVGATPIGSGQSWDGTTNVAATEQKDPGAPTYDDLWYQYSSAKIFAPNLTTTPDTTPIGGGSVDTPPSGGTLVPGYTDPGGTVVAVSGDEQIAYPKVDNTDGTDTVVFTNTVTNGSTVPDTVTLTIEARTNVPNYLQTVTPVAGQPGVYTVTQTNPDGSTTTATVTITTPNGTTVAPGGSLDYTVTVTYTDQDKANPYPIYVAVGVDSGNDTDSTPNDLTYDTVLPGAFQFGDPATGIAADATPAVPKTGAASSTVTFPMEVANTGEYTDSYKLSGYTIVTLTDGTKQIVPIVYTGTGVTATATTITADLNGDGDTSDAGESVPGFIYTTADLTANTEVALNASITLPANVASTNGDNYELIQSATSVYSNVTRVDNNDYITVVAAGTLVVGKFTASTTAIAAGSEYITCATTCTVSTTQPAAGTGYVNNPANFTALNPTTYAPGVNYSYQIIAKNTYNTGVGKFTIKDTTPTNTTFQGASVSTSGFTNTTAKVLYSTDGGTSWSAVAPATGTANVTVAVDLNGDGALTSADVLPSSGQVELTLTVSVN from the coding sequence GTGAACGCCCCCACCAAAACCCTCACCCTGATGGCCCTGCTCGCCGCCGGCGCCGCCGCCGCGCAGACCGCCGCCCCCGAGCGCACCGGCAACCTGACCAACGCCGGCACCAGCATCACCAACACCGCCACCGCCACCTATGACGTCCCCAACACCGACGGCACCACGACGGGCGGCACCACCAGCTCCAACACCGTCACCACCACCGTCGCCGCCAAGATGGCCTTCGACATCACCTACACCACCGGGGCCGACAGCGACACCACCGACACCGTCGCTGGCGCCATCTCCAGCTACCAGAAGACCGGCGTGCTCCCCGGTTCCACCGTCGTCTTCTCCTACGTGGCCGTGAACAACGGCAACGCCAGCCAGACCATCAACCTGAGCAGCGAAGCCAGCACCGGCGCCTCGAACGTCGTGTACTACAGCGCCAACCCCGACGCCAACAACGACGGCATCATCTCCGCCACCGAGAAGTCCAACGCCGCCGGCACCATCATCACCAGCCTCACCATCGCCCCAAGCGGTGACAACCCCGCCACTACCAGCACCGTCGAAACGAATCCCGGCTTCCAGAACTTCTGGATGACCTACGACGTGACCGGCGCGCCCGACGTCGTCGTCGGCGCCACCCCCATCGGCAGCGGCCAGAGCTGGGACGGCACCACCAACGTCGCCGCCACCGAACAGAAAGACCCCGGCGCTCCCACCTACGACGACCTGTGGTACCAGTACAGCAGCGCCAAGATCTTCGCGCCCAACCTGACCACCACCCCCGACACCACCCCCATCGGCGGCGGCAGCGTGGACACCCCGCCCAGCGGCGGCACCCTCGTCCCCGGCTACACCGACCCCGGCGGCACGGTCGTGGCGGTCAGCGGCGACGAGCAGATCGCCTACCCCAAGGTGGACAACACCGACGGTACCGACACCGTGGTGTTCACGAACACCGTCACCAACGGCAGCACCGTGCCGGACACCGTCACCCTGACCATTGAGGCCCGCACAAACGTCCCCAACTACCTCCAGACCGTGACGCCCGTGGCCGGCCAGCCCGGCGTGTACACCGTCACGCAGACCAACCCGGACGGCAGCACCACCACCGCCACCGTCACCATCACCACCCCCAACGGCACCACCGTGGCCCCCGGCGGCAGCCTGGACTACACCGTCACCGTCACGTACACCGACCAGGACAAGGCCAACCCCTACCCCATCTACGTGGCCGTGGGCGTGGACTCCGGCAACGACACCGACAGCACCCCCAACGACCTGACCTACGACACGGTCCTGCCCGGCGCCTTCCAGTTCGGTGACCCGGCCACCGGAATCGCCGCCGACGCCACCCCCGCAGTGCCCAAGACCGGCGCAGCCAGCAGCACCGTGACCTTCCCCATGGAAGTCGCCAACACCGGCGAGTACACCGACAGCTACAAGCTCAGCGGCTACACCATCGTGACCCTCACCGACGGCACCAAGCAGATCGTGCCGATCGTGTACACCGGCACCGGCGTCACCGCCACGGCCACCACCATCACCGCTGACCTGAACGGCGACGGCGACACCAGCGACGCCGGCGAGAGCGTGCCCGGCTTCATCTACACCACGGCCGACCTGACGGCCAACACCGAAGTCGCCCTGAACGCCAGCATCACCCTGCCCGCCAACGTGGCCTCCACCAACGGCGACAACTACGAACTGATCCAGTCCGCGACCTCCGTGTACAGCAACGTCACCCGCGTGGACAACAACGACTACATCACCGTCGTGGCTGCCGGGACCCTGGTCGTCGGTAAGTTCACCGCCAGCACCACGGCCATCGCCGCCGGCAGCGAGTACATCACCTGCGCCACCACCTGCACCGTGAGCACGACGCAGCCCGCCGCCGGGACCGGGTACGTCAACAACCCCGCCAACTTCACGGCGCTGAACCCCACCACCTACGCTCCCGGCGTGAACTACAGCTACCAGATCATTGCCAAGAACACCTACAACACCGGTGTCGGCAAGTTCACCATCAAGGACACCACGCCCACCAACACCACCTTCCAGGGCGCCAGCGTGTCCACCAGCGGCTTCACGAACACCACCGCGAAGGTCCTGTACAGCACCGACGGCGGCACCAGCTGGAGCGCCGTGGCCCCTGCGACCGGCACCGCGAACGTCACGGTGGCCGTGGACCTGAACGGCGACGGCGCCCTGACCAGTGCCGACGTGCTGCCCTCGAGCGGTCAGGTCGAGCTGACCCTGACCGTCAGCGTGAACTGA
- a CDS encoding DUF11 domain-containing protein codes for MNPKSSPLLILILSLLCALGGTWAQGAPTPAGTVISNQVEAEYSSPVTGQPETVRSNAVRTIVQAVCAVSVTPDGTVQQPGQTALRLPGEGAAFAYVLTNAGNDTFTLPVGARVEAGSAATPAVQVVVDTNGNGTPDSGEPDVTSVTLAASAGARLLLVVDAVAAQGDTFVNLTAFCAGGQAADTNNVSVVRVGPPAALVVEKTFTPTLVRPGVESTVTVTVRNAGQGESREVVLTDLLDDQLTQGLAFVPGSARVSASSVEYTTDTTTWSEAEQAPVRGVRARVPSLAPGAALTLTFRMLAGASAENRDIRNVATARTGADAVTGSATLSVRYQPVVAIGPVGAPKAPEGTAADTQTRAFAITGQTVCFDHTALNAGDVRDTYRITVSGVPAESITLLGTDGQPLAQPFPLDPQATTLVRVCYALTQASPVDAVVTITGERGTRNATRDQITQVETASPELTKSYRAWTTTDTGTPTEVPQGRSVVPGDTVTYTLSVTNPYARPLADVVLTDPLPAQVDFVSATAGGQVSGQPGTQTVRWTLGTLAAGETRQVAVTTRVTERAVDGEALKNVFQMVTSDLPLPTPFTSNEVVTPVWKAQLLIEKLVNRQQVTFGDRVTYTLRITNASRTTAIVDAQIIDTPPVGLQYIPNTSTLDGQPLDDPALTEGSMTWQVAQIPAGGTIVITYQSRVTPAAGGVLVNYVQVVGNGAGGVAKAIASNRAQAVTRLAPLTFAPAGDIVGLVYVDRNRNGQFDPYLDTPVLRARVLLAGGREVTTDAAGRYSFTNVPLGTHALRLDPNSAPYAPLDLPGQGGLGGTRTVQVRGLTGVDFPLAPVGGEITALRRTTLTVNGTRVEKVVYAVPEGYVVTLRIVSPVSRDDFTLTDPLPARAALKDGRNTWTGTLPSGETNLTYLFTWDGEARAATTDPTMTWRN; via the coding sequence GTGAACCCCAAATCCTCCCCTCTCCTGATCCTGATTCTCAGCCTGCTGTGCGCCCTGGGCGGCACGTGGGCGCAGGGCGCACCGACCCCGGCCGGTACCGTCATCAGCAACCAGGTGGAAGCGGAGTACAGTTCCCCCGTCACCGGCCAGCCCGAAACCGTACGCTCCAACGCCGTCCGCACGATCGTGCAGGCCGTGTGCGCCGTGAGCGTCACCCCGGACGGCACCGTGCAGCAGCCCGGACAGACCGCTCTGCGCCTGCCCGGTGAGGGCGCCGCGTTCGCCTACGTCCTCACGAACGCCGGGAACGACACCTTCACCCTGCCGGTCGGTGCGCGCGTGGAGGCCGGCAGCGCGGCCACGCCGGCCGTGCAGGTCGTGGTGGACACCAATGGCAACGGCACGCCGGACAGCGGCGAGCCGGACGTCACCAGCGTCACCCTGGCCGCCAGTGCGGGCGCGCGGCTGCTGCTGGTCGTGGACGCCGTGGCCGCGCAGGGCGACACCTTCGTGAACCTGACTGCCTTCTGCGCCGGCGGTCAGGCGGCCGACACGAACAACGTCAGCGTGGTCCGCGTCGGCCCGCCCGCCGCGCTGGTCGTGGAAAAGACCTTCACGCCCACCCTGGTCCGCCCCGGGGTGGAAAGCACCGTGACCGTCACCGTACGCAATGCCGGGCAGGGAGAGAGCCGCGAGGTCGTCCTGACCGACCTGCTGGACGACCAGCTCACCCAGGGGCTGGCGTTCGTGCCCGGCAGCGCCCGCGTGAGCGCCAGCAGCGTGGAATACACCACCGACACCACCACCTGGAGCGAGGCGGAGCAGGCGCCCGTGCGCGGCGTGCGCGCCCGCGTGCCCAGCCTCGCTCCCGGCGCGGCCCTCACCCTCACCTTCCGGATGCTGGCCGGCGCCTCGGCCGAGAACCGCGATATCCGCAACGTCGCCACCGCCCGGACGGGCGCCGACGCCGTCACTGGCAGCGCCACCCTGAGCGTCCGCTACCAGCCAGTCGTCGCCATCGGCCCGGTCGGCGCGCCCAAAGCGCCGGAGGGTACCGCCGCGGACACGCAGACCCGAGCGTTCGCGATCACCGGCCAGACCGTGTGCTTTGACCACACCGCGCTGAACGCCGGGGACGTGCGCGACACGTACCGCATCACGGTGAGCGGCGTGCCGGCCGAGAGCATCACCCTGCTCGGCACGGACGGCCAGCCCCTCGCGCAGCCGTTCCCGCTGGACCCCCAGGCCACCACCCTGGTCCGCGTGTGTTACGCCCTCACCCAGGCCTCCCCGGTGGACGCGGTGGTCACCATCACCGGCGAGCGCGGCACCCGCAACGCCACCCGCGACCAGATCACCCAGGTCGAGACGGCCAGCCCCGAACTCACCAAGAGCTACCGCGCCTGGACGACCACCGACACGGGCACGCCGACCGAGGTGCCGCAGGGCCGCTCGGTCGTGCCGGGCGACACGGTCACGTACACCCTGAGCGTCACCAACCCCTACGCCCGCCCCCTGGCGGACGTGGTGCTCACGGACCCGCTGCCTGCCCAGGTGGACTTCGTGAGCGCCACCGCCGGCGGGCAGGTCAGCGGCCAGCCTGGCACGCAGACGGTTCGCTGGACGCTCGGCACGCTGGCCGCCGGGGAGACCCGGCAGGTGGCCGTGACCACCCGCGTCACCGAGCGCGCCGTGGACGGCGAGGCGCTGAAGAACGTGTTTCAGATGGTGACCAGCGACCTGCCGCTCCCCACGCCCTTCACCAGCAATGAGGTCGTTACGCCCGTCTGGAAGGCGCAGCTGCTGATCGAGAAGCTCGTCAACCGCCAGCAGGTGACCTTCGGCGACCGCGTCACCTACACCCTGCGCATCACCAACGCGTCCCGCACCACCGCCATCGTGGACGCCCAGATCATCGACACCCCCCCGGTCGGCCTGCAGTACATCCCGAACACCAGCACCCTGGACGGCCAGCCGCTGGACGACCCGGCCCTGACGGAGGGCAGCATGACCTGGCAGGTCGCGCAGATTCCTGCAGGCGGCACCATCGTCATCACCTACCAGTCCCGCGTCACCCCGGCCGCCGGCGGCGTGCTGGTGAACTACGTGCAGGTGGTCGGGAACGGCGCGGGCGGCGTGGCCAAGGCCATCGCCAGCAACCGCGCCCAGGCCGTCACCCGCCTGGCCCCGCTGACCTTCGCGCCCGCCGGGGACATCGTGGGCCTGGTGTATGTGGACCGCAACCGCAACGGCCAGTTCGACCCGTACCTGGACACCCCGGTCCTGCGCGCCCGCGTTCTGCTGGCCGGGGGCCGCGAGGTGACCACCGACGCGGCCGGCCGGTACAGCTTCACGAACGTTCCGCTGGGTACCCACGCGCTGCGCCTGGATCCGAACAGCGCCCCCTACGCACCTCTGGATCTGCCCGGTCAGGGCGGTCTGGGCGGCACCCGCACCGTGCAGGTGCGCGGCCTGACCGGCGTGGACTTCCCGCTCGCGCCGGTCGGCGGGGAGATCACGGCGCTGCGCCGCACCACCCTGACCGTGAACGGCACCCGCGTGGAGAAGGTCGTGTACGCCGTCCCCGAAGGGTACGTGGTGACGCTGCGCATCGTGAGCCCGGTTTCCCGGGACGACTTCACGCTGACCGACCCTCTGCCGGCCCGCGCCGCCCTGAAAGACGGCCGCAATACCTGGACCGGTACGCTTCCCTCCGGTGAGACAAACCTCACATACCTGTTCACCTGGGACGGCGAGGCCCGCGCCGCGACCACCGACCCGACCATGACCTGGAGGAACTGA